Proteins from one Oenanthe melanoleuca isolate GR-GAL-2019-014 chromosome 1, OMel1.0, whole genome shotgun sequence genomic window:
- the CHAF1B gene encoding chromatin assembly factor 1 subunit B has product MKVITCEIVWHNKEPVYSLDFQHGADGRINRLASAGVDTAVRIWKVEKGPDGKAIVEFLSNLARHTKAVNVVRFSPSGDILASGGDDAVILLWKLNDSKELEPLVFQDDDEAQLNKENWAVIKTLRGHLEDVYDICWTSDGNYMASASVDNTAIMWDVNKGQKVSIFNEHKSYVQGVTWDPLGQYIATLSCDRVLRVYSTQTKRVAFNVTKMPSGSGAEGEARSFRMFHDDSMKSFFRRLSFTPDGSYLLTPAGCVESGENVTNTTYVFSRNNFKRPVGHLPCPGKGTLAVRCCPVYFELRGASAKDEISPKSPPALFSLPYRLVFAVASEDSVLFYDTEQSFPFGYVSNIHYHTLSDISWSSDGSFLAISSTDGYCSFVTFEEGELGVPLKEKPQIHVRTPAAAADKKAKKSQSHKVISPGSRLAEGTPPSKDPPLPPRTPSSAGKELPCTPAAIKTTPVPAPSTPVPSPSIPAAIKTTPVPSPSTPAAIKTTPVPAPSTPVPSPSTPAAIKTTPVPSPSTPAAIKTTPVPAPSTPVGIKTSPVASSEERRSSQAGTPSSRAPQPRRVTLNTLQSFKTPRRINLISLKPDTPTSAYPDPAPIPPSSEQEHERPLPSDESPQAPPAPKRARIEELPLPAPAGDPGSSESNK; this is encoded by the exons ATGAAGGTCATCACGTGTGAAATCGTGTGGCACAATAAGGAGCCGGTTTACAGCCTGGATTTCCAGCACGGAGCGGACGGGAGGATCAATCGCCTGGCCTCGGCTGGGGTGGACACGGCCGTGAGG ATCTGGAAAGTGGAGAAAGGCCCTGATGGAAAAGCCATTGTGGAATTCCTGTCCAACCTGGCGCGCCACACCAAGGCCGTGAACGTCGTGCGCTTCTCTCCCAGCGGGGACATCCTGGCCTCAGGAGGGGAtg ATGCTGTCATTTTGCTCTGGAAGCTGAATGACAGCAAAGAGTTGGAGCCGTTGGTTTTTCAGGATGATGATGAAGCTCAGCTCAACAAGGAGAACTGGGCAGTCATCAAAACTTTAAG AGGCCACTTGGAAGATGTGTATGATATTTGTTGGACCTCAGATGGAAATTACATGGCATCTGCTTCTGTGGATAACACAGCAATCATGTGGGATGTCAATAAAG GGCAGAAAGTTTCAATATTTAATGAGCACAAGAGTTATGTCCAAGGAGTAACCTGGGATCCTCTAGGCCAGTATATTGCAACCCTGAGTTGTGACAG ggTCCTGAGAGTTTACAGCACCCAAACCAAACGAGTGGCCTTCAATGTCACCAAGATGCCATCAGGctcaggagctgaaggagag GCCAGGAGCTTTCGGATGTTCCACGATGACAGCATGAAGTCCTTCTTCCGCCGGCTCAGCTTCACCCCTGACGGCTCCTACCTGCTCACCCCAG CTGGCTGTGTGGAATCAGGAGAGAACGTTACAAACACCACCTATGTTTTCTccagaaacaattttaaaag GCCTGTGGGCCACCTGCCCTGTCCTGGCAAGGGAACTCTGGCTGTTCGCTGCTGTCCTGTGTACTTTGAGCTGAGAGGAGCCTCTGCTAAAG ATGAAATCAGTCCCAAATCCCCCCCTGCCCTGTTCAGCCTCCCCTACCGACTGGTGTTTGCTGTTGCTTCTGAAGATTCTGTGCTTTTCTATGACACTGAGCAGTCCTTCCCCTTTGGCTATGTCTCCAACATCCATTACCACACCCTGAGTGACATTTCATG GTCGAGTGATGGATCCTTCCTGGCCATTTCCTCCACGGACGGGTACTGCTCCTTCGTCACCTTCGAGGAGGGTGAGCTGGGAGTGCCCCTGAAGGAAAAGCCCCAGATCCATGTCAGgactcctgcagcagcagcagacaagAAAGCCAAGAAGAGCCAGTCCCACAAAGTGATTTCTCcaggctccaggctggcagaggggaCCCCTCCCAGCAAGGATCCCCCACTCCCACCCCGAacccccagcagtgctgggaaggagctgccttgCACCCCTGCTGCCATCAAAaccaccccagtgccagccccttcCACCCCAGTGCCATCTCCTTCCATTCCTGCTGCCATCAAAACCACCCCAGTGCCCTCTCCTTCCACCCCTGCTGCCATCAAAaccaccccagtgccagccccttcCACCCCAGTGCCATCTCCTTCCACCCCTGCTGCCATCAAAACCACCCCAGTGCCATCTCCTTCCACCCCTGCTGCCATCAAAaccaccccagtgccagccccttcCACCCCTGTTGGCATCAAAACCTCCCCAGTGGCATCctcagaggagaggagaagcagccaggcaggcaccccgagcagcagagccccccagcccaggagggtCACCCTCAACACTCTGCAGAGTTTCAAAACACCCAG GAGAATAAACTTGATTTCCTTGAAGCCAGACACCCCAACCTCTGCATATCCAGacccagctcccatccctccttcctcaGAACAGGAGCATG AGAGGCCACTGCCATCTGATGAGAGCCCCCAAGCACCCCCAGCACCAAAACGTGCCAGGATTGAGGAATTGCCCCTTCCTGCACCTGCTGGAGACCCAGGCAGCTCTGAGTCCAACAAATAA